The proteins below come from a single Desulfovibrio sp. genomic window:
- the aspA gene encoding aspartate ammonia-lyase has product MKTRVEHDFLGEMKIPANAYYGVQTMRAVQNFSISGRTISQCPSLIRALAYVKKAAALANAELGALPANISKAICAACDELLAGKLHDQFPVDTIQGGAGTSTNMNANEVIANRALEIMGHEKGDYQYCHPNNHVNCSQSTNDAYPTAFRLALYADLTNLMEHMRYIQGCFARKGVEFADVVKMGRTQLQDAVPMTLGQEFSAYATTIGEDILRVEKNRKLLLEINLGATAIGTGINAPSDYSRIVCNHLSNLIGLNVVTSDNLIEATWDTGSYVQISGVLKRFAVKLSKICNDLRLLSSGPRTGINEINLPRRQPGSSIMPGKVNPVIPEVINQICFDVIGKDMTVTMAAEAGQLELNVMEPIIAHTLFLAVERLGIGCRTLGEKCVEGITANRERCLELVINSIGIVTNLVPVIGYEKSAAIAKEALDTNKSVSEVALAHGVMTAEQLEKLLSPESMTRPSRAHL; this is encoded by the coding sequence ATGAAAACGCGTGTGGAACACGATTTTCTTGGCGAAATGAAAATTCCTGCCAATGCCTATTACGGCGTGCAAACCATGCGGGCTGTGCAGAATTTTAGCATTTCTGGCCGCACAATCTCCCAATGCCCTTCGCTGATAAGGGCTTTGGCTTACGTAAAAAAGGCTGCGGCCCTTGCCAATGCGGAACTGGGCGCATTGCCTGCAAACATAAGCAAGGCCATCTGCGCCGCATGTGATGAACTGCTGGCGGGCAAACTGCACGACCAGTTTCCGGTGGACACCATACAGGGTGGGGCGGGCACCTCTACCAATATGAACGCCAATGAGGTTATTGCCAACCGCGCTCTGGAAATCATGGGGCATGAAAAGGGCGATTACCAGTATTGCCACCCCAACAACCACGTCAACTGTTCCCAATCCACCAACGATGCCTATCCAACAGCCTTCAGGCTGGCTCTGTATGCCGATCTGACCAACCTTATGGAGCACATGCGGTATATTCAGGGCTGCTTTGCGCGCAAAGGCGTGGAATTTGCCGATGTGGTAAAGATGGGCCGTACCCAGTTGCAGGATGCCGTGCCCATGACGTTGGGCCAGGAATTTTCGGCTTACGCAACAACCATAGGCGAAGACATTCTGCGCGTTGAAAAGAATCGTAAGCTGCTTCTTGAAATCAACCTTGGGGCCACGGCCATCGGCACCGGCATCAACGCGCCTTCAGATTATTCGCGTATTGTCTGCAACCATCTCAGTAACCTTATCGGGCTCAATGTGGTGACGTCAGACAACTTGATTGAAGCCACATGGGACACAGGCAGCTATGTGCAGATTTCGGGTGTGCTCAAGCGTTTTGCCGTCAAACTTTCAAAAATCTGCAATGATCTTCGGCTGCTGTCTTCCGGGCCGCGCACGGGCATTAACGAGATAAACCTGCCGCGCCGTCAGCCGGGTTCCTCCATCATGCCCGGCAAGGTCAATCCCGTCATTCCCGAGGTGATCAACCAAATATGCTTTGACGTCATTGGCAAGGATATGACTGTAACCATGGCCGCAGAGGCGGGGCAACTTGAACTGAATGTCATGGAGCCGATAATTGCCCACACGCTTTTTTTGGCGGTGGAACGTCTGGGCATCGGATGCAGAACGCTTGGGGAAAAATGTGTGGAAGGCATTACCGCCAACAGGGAACGTTGCCTGGAACTCGTAATCAATTCCATCGGTATCGTGACCAATCTTGTGCCCGTTATCGGTTACGAAAAATCGGCGGCAATAGCCAAAGAAGCCCTGGATACCAATAAATCCGTCTCTGAAGTGGCGCTTGCACATGGCGTGATGACTGCAGAACAACTTGAGAAACTGCTTTCGCCCGAAAGCATGACCCGCCCAAGCCGCGCGCATCTGTAA
- a CDS encoding MFS transporter — protein sequence MSPDIEQVVNKTRLRLIPFMLMLYILAFLDRANIGFAKQAYQIDTGLSDGAFAMGAGIFFVFYAVLGVPANLLMRKFGARAWIGGTTLVWGLLSAAMAYADTEIKFLLVRSLLGAAEAGFFPGMIYLTSQWFPQSKRAGIMGLFYMGAPLALTLGSPLSGALLEMHGFMGHPGWYWMFVIEGGLALLAGVATFLYLDNTPAEARFLSKAERDHLAATLAAEESGKTTSRISDGMRNKTVWHLAVIYMIIQISVYGLVFYLPSQVAALLGTAVGFKASLVTAIPWIAALFGTYYIPRYSDRTGERRNIAALTLLMAGIGIGVSALASPVIAIVALCFAAAGFIAVQPVFWTMPTSMLTGAALAAGIGFTNMFGAIGGFLAPNIKAQADILFGNKLAGLLTLAVITIIGSIAIMMLRKDKKAQPEKQSA from the coding sequence ATGTCACCTGATATTGAGCAGGTTGTCAACAAAACTCGCCTGCGGCTTATTCCTTTCATGCTGATGCTGTATATTCTGGCATTTCTGGACAGGGCGAACATTGGATTCGCCAAACAGGCCTATCAGATTGATACTGGCTTGAGCGACGGCGCTTTTGCCATGGGCGCCGGCATTTTCTTTGTTTTTTACGCTGTGCTCGGGGTTCCGGCCAACCTGCTGATGCGAAAATTCGGCGCACGGGCGTGGATTGGCGGCACTACCCTTGTGTGGGGCCTGCTTTCAGCGGCCATGGCCTATGCGGACACGGAAATAAAATTTCTGCTTGTTCGCAGTCTGTTGGGCGCGGCCGAGGCGGGGTTCTTCCCTGGCATGATTTACCTTACATCCCAGTGGTTTCCACAAAGCAAGCGCGCTGGCATCATGGGGCTCTTTTATATGGGTGCTCCGCTGGCGCTTACTCTGGGTTCTCCTTTATCCGGCGCGCTGCTCGAGATGCACGGCTTCATGGGACATCCTGGATGGTACTGGATGTTTGTCATTGAAGGCGGACTGGCTCTTCTCGCTGGTGTGGCTACCTTCCTGTATTTGGACAACACCCCCGCTGAGGCGCGTTTTCTCAGTAAAGCTGAAAGAGATCATCTTGCTGCCACGCTTGCGGCAGAAGAAAGCGGCAAAACAACTTCACGCATCAGCGACGGCATGCGCAATAAAACCGTGTGGCATCTGGCCGTCATTTACATGATCATTCAAATCAGCGTTTACGGGCTGGTTTTCTATCTACCATCACAGGTGGCGGCGCTGCTGGGTACAGCCGTTGGCTTCAAGGCTTCGCTTGTTACGGCAATTCCCTGGATTGCGGCCCTCTTCGGCACCTATTACATTCCCCGCTATTCAGACCGCACGGGTGAACGGCGCAACATCGCCGCCCTTACCCTGCTTATGGCGGGCATTGGCATTGGCGTTTCCGCGCTGGCAAGTCCGGTTATAGCAATTGTGGCCTTGTGTTTTGCCGCGGCGGGATTTATTGCGGTTCAGCCCGTATTCTGGACAATGCCCACGAGCATGCTCACGGGCGCGGCACTTGCCGCTGGTATCGGATTTACCAATATGTTTGGCGCAATCGGCGGTTTTCTTGCCCCTAACATCAAGGCTCAGGCCGATATCCTGTTTGGCAACAAATTGGCCGGTCTGCTGACGCTTGCAGTCATCACCATAATCGGTTCCATCGCCATTATGATGTTGCGCAAGGACAAAAAAGCGCAACCTGAAAAGCAGTCGGCATAG
- a CDS encoding helix-turn-helix domain-containing protein — protein MIAPLTDEEKSTRPLTLEEAQEYLRVGRNVMLRLFQNGEVQARKVGREWRTTKAALDDYMRGK, from the coding sequence ATGATCGCTCCATTGACGGATGAGGAAAAGAGCACCCGCCCCCTTACACTGGAAGAAGCACAAGAATACTTGCGCGTTGGGCGCAATGTTATGCTGAGGCTTTTTCAAAATGGGGAAGTGCAGGCCCGAAAAGTCGGCAGAGAATGGCGAACCACTAAAGCCGCCCTAGACGACTACATGCGCGGCAAATAA
- the rhmD gene encoding L-rhamnonate dehydratase, with protein sequence MNLPKIKQVRAYYCGGATAKAAGGGGDYHDQAGKHWIDDHIATPMSKYKKYEQSRQSFGINVLGTLIVEVEAENGVTGFAISTGGELGCFIVEKHLNRFIEGRCVSDIKLIHDQMINATMYYSGSGGVVMNTISCVDLALWDLFGKVLDMPVYKLLGGAVRDEIRFYATGARPDAAQKMGFIGGKMPTHWGPHDGDEGIRKDAAMVAEYREKCGPDFWLMLDCWMSQDVNYAVKLAHACAPYNLKWIEECFPPQQYDSYRELKRNVPAGMMVTTGEHHGTIQSFGTLSDTGVDIMQPDVGWCGGITTLTEIAAIAKSRGQLVVPHGSSVYSHHAVITFVNTPFSEYLMTSPDCLEVRPQFHPLLLNEPVPVNGRISKETLDKPGFGVELNRACDIVRPFEH encoded by the coding sequence ATGAATCTTCCCAAAATCAAGCAGGTTCGGGCGTATTATTGCGGCGGTGCGACTGCCAAGGCTGCGGGTGGTGGCGGAGACTACCATGACCAGGCAGGAAAACACTGGATCGACGACCACATTGCCACGCCTATGAGCAAGTACAAGAAGTATGAGCAGTCGCGTCAGTCTTTCGGCATCAATGTGCTGGGCACCCTTATTGTTGAAGTTGAAGCGGAAAACGGTGTTACCGGTTTTGCCATTTCCACCGGCGGCGAACTTGGCTGCTTTATTGTTGAAAAGCACCTTAACCGTTTCATTGAAGGCCGTTGCGTCAGCGACATCAAACTTATTCACGACCAAATGATTAACGCCACCATGTACTACTCTGGCTCAGGCGGCGTGGTCATGAACACCATTTCCTGCGTTGATCTGGCTTTGTGGGACCTGTTCGGGAAAGTGCTCGACATGCCGGTCTACAAGCTGCTTGGCGGCGCTGTTCGGGACGAAATTCGTTTTTATGCCACTGGAGCGCGCCCTGACGCTGCCCAGAAGATGGGCTTCATCGGCGGAAAAATGCCCACTCACTGGGGACCGCACGACGGCGACGAAGGCATTCGCAAAGATGCGGCCATGGTTGCGGAATACCGTGAGAAATGCGGCCCTGATTTTTGGCTGATGCTCGATTGCTGGATGAGCCAGGACGTGAATTACGCCGTCAAGCTGGCTCACGCCTGCGCGCCGTACAATCTGAAATGGATTGAGGAATGCTTTCCCCCGCAACAGTACGACAGTTACAGGGAACTGAAGCGCAACGTGCCTGCGGGCATGATGGTGACCACGGGCGAACACCATGGCACCATCCAGTCGTTCGGCACACTTTCTGACACCGGCGTGGACATCATGCAGCCAGATGTGGGCTGGTGCGGCGGCATTACAACACTTACCGAGATAGCGGCTATTGCCAAATCGCGCGGGCAACTTGTGGTGCCGCACGGCTCCTCCGTCTACTCGCACCATGCCGTCATCACGTTCGTCAACACCCCGTTCAGCGAATATCTTATGACCAGCCCCGACTGCCTTGAGGTACGCCCGCAGTTCCACCCGCTTCTGCTCAACGAACCCGTGCCGGTGAACGGACGCATTAGCAAGGAAACTCTGGATAAGCCTGGTTTCGGCGTTGAATTGAACAGAGCGTGCGACATCGTCCGCCCCTTTGAACACTAG
- a CDS encoding ERCC4 domain-containing protein, whose translation MRIVQDSREQAPYAFNAPKYAGVSVEVGTLQTGDYSLHGLTDRIALERKSLSDLCGTLTAGRERFKHECERGRGLEYFGLVIESSMDDVRRHNYRSAMTPQSLLQTLAAWSIRYGLHIHWCGSREGGEYMVHSLLEKFLKEQQTRLAALVRAHGEGTEGGEAA comes from the coding sequence ATGCGCATAGTTCAAGACAGCCGAGAACAAGCCCCCTATGCCTTCAATGCCCCCAAGTATGCGGGGGTTAGCGTGGAGGTCGGCACGCTGCAAACTGGTGACTATTCCTTGCACGGCCTGACTGATCGCATTGCCCTTGAACGTAAGAGCCTTTCAGACTTGTGCGGAACGCTCACGGCAGGACGGGAACGGTTTAAGCACGAATGCGAGAGGGGCCGAGGGCTGGAATACTTCGGGCTGGTGATCGAATCCTCAATGGACGATGTGCGCCGCCACAACTACCGCAGCGCCATGACACCGCAAAGCCTGCTGCAAACCCTGGCCGCGTGGTCGATTCGCTACGGCCTGCATATTCACTGGTGCGGGAGCCGTGAAGGTGGGGAATACATGGTTCATAGCCTGCTGGAGAAGTTTTTGAAGGAACAGCAAACCCGGCTGGCCGCGCTGGTTCGGGCGCATGGTGAAGGTACTGAGGGAGGTGAAGCCGCATGA
- a CDS encoding Panacea domain-containing protein, with amino-acid sequence MTTAERRREKLKNAVLYFVQQDKTVGLTKLMKLLFYLDFRLYRATGESLTGETYEAWDFGPVPADVWRELRHNEDAGMNLKEVVKSIHVTPDPRDEAAGIKLCALPKAKFSDYYFTGREVQELKNISEMFKDLSAVLVVKAAHTRNDPWDITLKKIGAKAPIDYDLALEGMDDAGKAYIHEVRDDARMMEALFG; translated from the coding sequence ATGACCACAGCAGAGCGCAGGCGTGAAAAGCTCAAAAACGCCGTTCTTTATTTCGTCCAGCAGGACAAGACTGTCGGCTTAACAAAGCTGATGAAACTCTTGTTTTATCTTGATTTTCGTTTGTATCGCGCTACAGGTGAATCTCTAACTGGCGAAACTTACGAAGCATGGGATTTTGGGCCTGTGCCTGCGGACGTATGGCGGGAACTTCGCCACAATGAAGACGCTGGGATGAACCTCAAAGAGGTTGTAAAAAGTATCCACGTCACGCCTGACCCGCGCGATGAAGCTGCGGGAATAAAGCTTTGCGCGCTACCTAAAGCCAAATTCTCAGATTATTATTTTACGGGTCGCGAAGTTCAGGAGCTAAAAAATATTTCAGAAATGTTCAAAGACCTTTCTGCTGTGCTTGTTGTCAAGGCCGCGCATACAAGGAACGATCCTTGGGACATCACCCTGAAAAAAATAGGAGCAAAGGCTCCCATTGATTACGACTTAGCTCTGGAAGGTATGGATGATGCGGGTAAAGCCTACATCCATGAGGTTAGAGACGATGCCCGCATGATGGAAGCTTTGTTCGGGTAA
- the yfaU gene encoding 2-keto-3-deoxy-L-rhamnonate aldolase has translation MKQKNRFKEAISRGEVQIGLWLSTASSYIAEMAATCDYDWLLIDGEHAPNNVQTLLAQLQAVAPYPAHPVVRPLEGDKALLKQVLDIGAQTVLVPMVDTADDARRMVNALRYPPHGVRGVGASIARASRWSRVPNYMAQAEENLCLLVQVESRKALENLDEIIDVEGVDGVFIGPADLSASLGHPDDAGHPEVTAIIERTIRRIREKGKAPGILAVDPVMARKCVEWGATFVAVAVDTMLFIDAMDNALATYKNISGTTGKKNSY, from the coding sequence ATGAAACAGAAGAACAGGTTCAAGGAAGCCATTTCCCGTGGCGAAGTGCAGATAGGTCTTTGGCTGAGCACCGCCTCATCCTACATTGCGGAAATGGCGGCCACGTGCGATTACGATTGGCTGTTGATTGACGGAGAACATGCGCCAAACAATGTGCAGACGCTGCTGGCGCAACTGCAGGCCGTGGCGCCCTATCCGGCGCACCCGGTGGTGCGCCCCCTTGAAGGTGATAAAGCACTGCTGAAACAGGTGCTGGATATTGGCGCGCAGACAGTTCTGGTTCCCATGGTGGACACTGCGGACGACGCCCGCCGCATGGTGAACGCCTTGCGGTATCCCCCTCATGGCGTGCGCGGAGTTGGAGCCAGTATTGCGCGGGCTTCCCGCTGGAGCCGCGTACCCAATTACATGGCGCAAGCGGAAGAAAACCTGTGCCTGCTTGTTCAGGTTGAAAGCCGCAAGGCGCTTGAAAATCTGGATGAGATTATTGATGTGGAAGGCGTGGATGGCGTGTTTATTGGCCCTGCTGACCTTTCAGCTTCTCTCGGGCATCCGGATGATGCCGGGCACCCGGAAGTTACGGCAATAATTGAACGCACAATCCGCCGCATTCGCGAGAAGGGCAAAGCCCCCGGCATTCTCGCCGTGGATCCGGTTATGGCGCGCAAATGCGTTGAATGGGGCGCAACTTTTGTTGCCGTTGCCGTTGACACCATGCTCTTTATAGATGCCATGGACAATGCACTGGCCACCTACAAAAACATTTCCGGAACTACCGGGAAAAAAAACAGTTACTAG
- a CDS encoding phosphoadenosine phosphosulfate reductase family protein — protein MNQLERDALATIEKALAEHDSPAMFWSGGKDSIVALHLLRQVHSSPAVIFLGHIYGSSSWRWKWALQELTEQNLCAFFMPPTCFQLCQNGDDFLLLGAYAFNGQLLSTSALLHSKDKRGDSGPFTCARHEILSAPLAPQGLKGAWNMFVTGQRSSDILKCAFTSDMNQGEPWQGETIAPAGGGVRVTPLLHWQRSDVWDYIRRHGLRYQRERYEGGSSAMDFDSGQACWDCLDTRHTGQTVICPKTGQEVTVNIPAGVYQATLESLTA, from the coding sequence ATGAATCAGCTTGAACGTGATGCACTGGCGACGATTGAAAAAGCCCTGGCAGAGCATGACAGCCCGGCAATGTTTTGGAGCGGGGGCAAAGACAGCATAGTTGCCCTTCACCTGTTGCGGCAAGTTCACTCTTCCCCTGCCGTGATCTTTCTGGGGCATATCTACGGGAGTTCATCTTGGCGTTGGAAATGGGCTTTGCAGGAACTTACAGAGCAAAACTTGTGCGCCTTTTTCATGCCGCCCACCTGTTTTCAGCTTTGCCAGAACGGTGACGACTTCCTCTTACTCGGCGCTTACGCCTTCAATGGGCAGCTTCTTTCAACGAGCGCACTCTTGCACTCAAAAGACAAGCGGGGCGATTCTGGCCCATTCACTTGCGCACGGCATGAAATCTTGTCGGCACCATTGGCCCCTCAAGGACTAAAAGGCGCGTGGAATATGTTCGTTACGGGTCAAAGGTCAAGTGACATTTTGAAATGCGCGTTTACGAGCGATATGAACCAAGGGGAGCCGTGGCAGGGTGAAACCATCGCTCCGGCTGGTGGCGGGGTGCGGGTTACTCCTCTCCTGCACTGGCAACGCTCGGATGTGTGGGACTACATACGGCGGCATGGGCTGCGGTATCAGCGTGAACGCTATGAGGGCGGTTCGTCGGCAATGGACTTTGACAGCGGGCAAGCCTGTTGGGACTGCCTCGACACCCGGCACACAGGACAAACAGTTATTTGCCCCAAGACCGGGCAGGAAGTGACGGTGAATATCCCTGCCGGCGTGTATCAAGCCACACTGGAAAGCCTGACCGCTTGA
- a CDS encoding IclR family transcriptional regulator produces MSTLQRTMAILECLAEQGSANTAQLIEHSGMPKSTAYLLLKELQELRLVKQDDRGNYRLWVRLIALGEKAAAQLDVREISRPHLTVLMERTGLLCHFGIVDGDSAYYILKIESQGTISVRSYVGKRLSLYRSALGKCLLAWQQDSIRESIIAGTTFVGTTPTSITNSEALRVELARIRQQGWGFDNGEDEPDVRCVAAPVFDARGALAGAISVVGASMQISDDTVPELARGVVACAKDISRDLGWNG; encoded by the coding sequence ATGTCAACATTACAAAGAACTATGGCGATTCTTGAGTGTCTGGCGGAGCAAGGCTCAGCCAACACAGCGCAGTTGATTGAACATTCCGGCATGCCCAAAAGCACTGCTTACCTTTTGCTAAAAGAATTACAAGAACTCCGCCTGGTAAAACAGGATGACAGAGGCAATTACCGATTATGGGTAAGGCTCATCGCCCTGGGAGAAAAAGCCGCGGCGCAGCTGGATGTCCGCGAAATATCCCGTCCGCACCTTACCGTTCTTATGGAGCGCACTGGTTTACTCTGTCACTTCGGCATAGTGGACGGTGATTCTGCCTACTATATTCTGAAAATTGAATCGCAGGGTACCATAAGCGTACGTTCCTACGTGGGTAAAAGGCTTTCTCTATACAGATCGGCCCTTGGGAAGTGCCTCTTGGCATGGCAGCAGGACAGCATTCGCGAATCCATTATTGCCGGGACAACGTTTGTGGGCACCACCCCCACTTCCATCACCAATTCTGAGGCTCTACGTGTGGAACTGGCACGCATTCGCCAACAAGGATGGGGGTTTGACAATGGGGAAGACGAGCCGGACGTGCGTTGCGTGGCCGCCCCTGTATTTGACGCAAGGGGCGCGCTGGCCGGAGCAATTTCGGTTGTTGGCGCGTCCATGCAGATATCGGACGATACCGTTCCGGAGCTTGCGCGCGGTGTTGTTGCCTGCGCGAAAGACATATCACGTGATCTGGGTTGGAACGGGTAA
- a CDS encoding S8 family serine peptidase: MDFIHAADAYALGYTGAGTTLGIIDSSVRADHPELAGKVIMMVLPLDETTGQLYVPNWAYDRHGSHVAGIMAAMRNGVGMHGVAFDANLVSAAMLGGAYGSTENLVTPDLLSLFAAYPEIRVINNSWGADFYPSFDPAKDNPAVVIAGQDNVIKALCKLSEEYGKVVVFAAGNSTRIAPSVEGMMPRYVPDLKGWISVVSLNIAGITTAADGTRTIGPSGVSYFSNLGSKASLWTVAAPGSYINSLNATTNGYMLASGTSMAAPYVSGTVGLVAQAFPWMTGKQLADAVLTTADSNFSTPTPIIQYTVDQYGNPNRVIVTAIGIPTPNAADIKDLIDNVYQDTTTREALKKLVVDGYRDVNELTKEEAFGQGLLDAGKAVRGIARLDANRMSASDVVTLPELGPGNYALETFDTKGYFAEFSNDISQRQWKDAYHHDEFKAGADATALDKKNVGLRKTGAGLLVLSGVNSYFGATVVDGGGLAVSKRADGTGGVLQNSDVLVRQGGVLLGDGEIQKKVVNYGTVAPGYRGLTLTVNDYTQTGQGTLQIGFNSSNQYSVLSANSATLDGTLLFSPSPGFYAENYSISMNSVQATSSTGTFNSVGVSSSSPTLNFSIASSNSLGSALLGQQRASNAYSRYADSTTTSRVGRALYQISGQATGDMQNLFQALDWSDASGSGIAPAMEQLSPNSYDAVARAGLEAQRQLNLLMVRRFLGASGQQGVSGTGVSSGDDAAGWQAWVLPFGSYSNMNANGGSAGFTASGAGSALGVDRLWESGLTAGFDVALAGRRTEIHSAGEVRAETLAASVGGHALFKPRWWDGAYVMGMARVGFEDVQMQRAVNFNGYARNHSSSWTGLTADTLAGGGKDWNWTAAWGGVEAGPLTWLEYSLSSRPGFTEDGSGASALKLDAATYNNLSSVLGTHANLARTLDNGTTLAWDTLVGWRHDWLDGTFSSSARFKGYNPAFESRSDMPGRDAMLIHSSVRANHISGFFAQVELGAELFRSQSSSCFGGFSFGLEF, translated from the coding sequence TTGGATTTCATTCACGCTGCCGATGCATACGCTCTGGGATATACCGGGGCTGGCACCACGCTGGGTATAATTGACTCTTCCGTACGCGCCGACCACCCGGAGCTGGCTGGCAAAGTCATAATGATGGTCTTGCCGCTTGATGAGACCACGGGGCAGCTGTACGTGCCAAACTGGGCATACGATAGGCATGGCAGCCATGTGGCGGGCATCATGGCAGCCATGCGAAATGGTGTTGGTATGCACGGCGTGGCTTTTGACGCCAACCTTGTTTCGGCAGCCATGCTTGGGGGAGCGTACGGGAGCACAGAAAATCTTGTGACGCCTGATTTGTTGAGCCTCTTTGCTGCGTATCCGGAAATTCGCGTCATCAACAACAGTTGGGGTGCGGATTTTTACCCCTCGTTTGATCCTGCCAAAGACAATCCCGCAGTTGTCATAGCTGGCCAGGATAATGTGATCAAAGCGCTCTGCAAGCTCAGTGAGGAGTATGGCAAGGTCGTTGTGTTTGCTGCTGGCAACAGCACCAGGATAGCTCCCAGTGTTGAGGGCATGATGCCGCGTTATGTGCCAGATCTGAAAGGCTGGATCAGCGTGGTTTCCCTCAATATTGCCGGGATCACTACAGCGGCGGACGGAACACGCACCATTGGTCCGTCTGGGGTCAGTTATTTCAGTAACCTGGGGAGCAAAGCCTCTCTTTGGACCGTTGCGGCTCCCGGCAGCTATATCAATTCGCTCAATGCCACTACCAACGGCTACATGCTGGCCAGCGGCACAAGCATGGCAGCGCCCTATGTGAGCGGCACTGTGGGCCTGGTGGCGCAGGCTTTTCCCTGGATGACGGGCAAACAGCTGGCTGATGCTGTTTTGACCACTGCAGATAGTAATTTTTCAACGCCAACGCCCATTATTCAATATACTGTTGATCAATATGGTAATCCTAATAGGGTTATTGTTACAGCTATAGGCATTCCTACTCCGAATGCTGCGGACATAAAAGATTTGATTGACAATGTTTATCAAGACACCACAACGAGAGAGGCATTGAAAAAACTTGTCGTTGATGGCTATAGAGACGTGAACGAACTGACCAAGGAAGAAGCGTTTGGTCAGGGATTGCTGGATGCGGGCAAGGCCGTGCGCGGCATCGCCCGGCTGGATGCCAACCGTATGTCAGCTTCGGATGTGGTGACGTTGCCTGAATTGGGCCCTGGCAATTATGCGCTTGAAACGTTTGACACCAAGGGCTACTTCGCCGAATTCAGCAATGATATCAGCCAACGACAGTGGAAAGATGCCTACCATCACGACGAGTTCAAGGCCGGGGCGGACGCCACGGCCCTGGACAAGAAGAATGTGGGCTTGCGTAAAACGGGTGCTGGCCTGCTGGTTCTCAGCGGCGTCAATAGCTATTTCGGGGCGACCGTTGTTGACGGCGGGGGCCTAGCCGTAAGCAAAAGGGCAGACGGCACTGGCGGCGTGCTGCAAAACAGCGATGTGCTCGTGCGCCAGGGCGGTGTATTGCTGGGTGATGGAGAAATACAGAAGAAAGTCGTCAATTACGGAACTGTTGCTCCGGGATATCGCGGCCTGACGCTCACAGTAAATGACTACACCCAGACCGGACAGGGTACGCTGCAAATCGGTTTTAATTCCAGCAATCAATATTCTGTGCTCAGTGCGAACTCTGCAACTCTTGATGGAACCTTGCTGTTTTCTCCTTCGCCGGGATTTTATGCAGAGAACTATTCAATAAGTATGAACAGTGTGCAGGCAACAAGCTCCACAGGCACATTTAACAGCGTTGGGGTTAGTTCTTCTTCGCCAACATTGAATTTCAGCATCGCATCAAGCAATAGCCTCGGGTCGGCCCTGTTGGGTCAGCAACGTGCATCAAACGCGTACAGCCGTTATGCCGACAGTACCACCACAAGCCGTGTGGGCCGTGCTCTTTACCAGATATCAGGTCAGGCAACAGGCGACATGCAAAATCTGTTTCAGGCCCTGGACTGGAGCGATGCATCCGGCAGTGGCATTGCTCCGGCAATGGAGCAGTTGAGTCCCAACAGTTATGATGCAGTGGCTCGCGCCGGACTTGAAGCACAGCGGCAGCTCAATCTTCTTATGGTGCGGCGCTTTTTGGGGGCCAGCGGCCAACAAGGCGTGAGCGGTACTGGCGTGTCCAGTGGTGATGATGCCGCTGGCTGGCAGGCATGGGTGCTGCCCTTTGGCAGCTACAGCAACATGAACGCCAATGGCGGCTCAGCGGGCTTCACGGCGTCTGGCGCAGGGTCGGCCCTAGGTGTTGACCGCCTGTGGGAGAGCGGACTGACTGCAGGATTTGATGTGGCGCTCGCAGGCCGCCGCACGGAAATCCATAGTGCGGGTGAGGTAAGGGCGGAAACGCTGGCCGCATCTGTTGGCGGGCACGCGCTCTTCAAACCCCGCTGGTGGGATGGTGCCTATGTAATGGGCATGGCCCGCGTGGGCTTTGAGGATGTGCAAATGCAACGGGCCGTCAACTTCAATGGCTACGCGCGCAATCACAGTAGCAGCTGGACGGGCCTAACCGCAGATACGCTTGCTGGCGGCGGTAAGGACTGGAATTGGACAGCCGCCTGGGGCGGGGTGGAAGCTGGCCCTCTGACATGGCTGGAATATAGCCTGAGTTCCAGACCTGGATTTACCGAGGACGGCTCCGGGGCGTCCGCACTCAAGCTCGATGCCGCCACTTACAACAATCTTTCGTCAGTCTTGGGCACGCATGCAAATCTTGCCCGCACCCTGGATAATGGCACAACGCTCGCATGGGATACTCTGGTTGGCTGGCGGCATGACTGGCTTGACGGAACGTTCAGCAGCAGCGCCAGATTCAAGGGATACAACCCAGCTTTTGAGAGTCGGTCAGATATGCCGGGGCGGGACGCCATGCTGATTCACAGTAGTGTGCGGGCGAACCATATCAGTGGATTTTTTGCGCAGGTTGAGCTTGGGGCGGAGTTATTTCGTTCCCAGAGTTCTTCCTGTTTCGGCGGGTTCAGTTTTGGTCTGGAATTTTAA